The Lentzea guizhouensis genome contains a region encoding:
- a CDS encoding FAD-binding oxidoreductase codes for METLLAELQSALGGSAVLTDADVTDSYRRDMMPLAPHGSPLAVVFPSNTEQVQAVVRACAQHRVPIVPRGAGSGLSGAANAIEGCVVLVTTRMDAIVEIDTDNRLAVVEPGVVNLDLRGAVEKHGLFYPPDPSSYDWCTIGGNLSTNAGGLCCVKYGVTTDSVLGLEVVLADGEVLRTGRRTVKGVAGYDLTKLFIGSEGTLGVITKATLALKPLPQAPATLVAAFSTTAAAGAAVSRIVREGLVPSLMEIMDRTSIEAVEQYLRTELGAGPGCAALLICQSDAGGEQARHELQQIETICAEADLVYSTHDVNEGRDLLTARRAVLTALEVYGSWLTDDVCVPRTRIAELIQGCEDIAEEVGLKIAVVGHAGDGNMHPTIVYDPADADQFARAQKAFDDILAVGLALGGTVTGEHGIGKIKREWLAKEIGPVGLRVHREIKRALDPENLFNPGSMFSL; via the coding sequence ATGGAGACGCTGCTCGCCGAACTGCAGTCCGCTCTGGGTGGCTCCGCCGTGCTCACGGACGCCGACGTCACCGACAGCTACCGGCGCGACATGATGCCGCTCGCGCCGCACGGCAGCCCGCTGGCGGTGGTGTTCCCGTCGAACACCGAGCAGGTGCAGGCCGTGGTGAGGGCCTGCGCGCAGCACCGCGTTCCCATCGTGCCCCGCGGCGCCGGCAGCGGTCTCTCCGGAGCGGCCAACGCGATCGAGGGCTGCGTGGTGCTGGTGACCACGAGGATGGACGCGATCGTCGAGATCGACACCGACAACCGGCTGGCCGTGGTCGAACCGGGTGTCGTCAACCTCGACCTGCGCGGCGCTGTGGAGAAGCACGGCCTGTTCTACCCACCGGACCCGAGCAGCTACGACTGGTGCACGATCGGCGGCAACCTCTCCACCAACGCCGGCGGCCTGTGCTGCGTGAAGTACGGCGTGACCACCGACTCCGTGCTCGGCCTGGAGGTGGTGCTGGCCGACGGCGAGGTGCTGCGGACCGGTCGCCGCACGGTCAAGGGCGTCGCCGGGTACGACCTCACCAAGCTCTTCATCGGCTCGGAAGGCACCCTCGGCGTGATCACCAAGGCCACGCTCGCCCTGAAACCGCTCCCGCAGGCACCCGCCACGCTCGTCGCCGCGTTCAGCACCACCGCCGCCGCCGGTGCCGCGGTCAGCCGGATCGTGCGCGAGGGCCTGGTGCCGTCGCTGATGGAGATCATGGACAGGACCTCGATCGAGGCCGTCGAGCAGTACCTGCGCACCGAGCTCGGCGCCGGCCCCGGCTGCGCGGCCCTGCTGATCTGCCAGTCCGACGCCGGCGGCGAGCAGGCCAGGCACGAGCTGCAGCAGATCGAGACCATCTGCGCGGAGGCCGACCTCGTCTACTCGACCCACGACGTCAACGAGGGCCGCGACCTGCTGACCGCCCGCCGGGCGGTGCTGACCGCGCTGGAGGTCTACGGCTCCTGGCTGACCGACGACGTGTGCGTGCCGCGCACCCGCATCGCCGAGCTGATCCAGGGCTGCGAGGACATCGCGGAGGAGGTCGGCCTCAAGATCGCCGTCGTCGGTCACGCGGGCGACGGCAACATGCACCCGACGATCGTCTACGACCCTGCCGACGCCGACCAGTTCGCCCGCGCGCAGAAGGCGTTCGACGACATCCTGGCCGTCGGGCTCGCGCTGGGCGGCACGGTCACCGGCGAGCACGGCATCGGCAAGATCAAGCGGGAGTGGCTGGCGAAGGAGATCGGCCCGGTCGGCCTCCGGGTCCACCGCGAGATCAAACGCGCGCTGGACCCGGAGAACCTGTTCAACCCGGGCTCGATGTTCTCGCTCTAG
- a CDS encoding DedA family protein has product MAHAFASLETAGPLAVWVIVLSFIFIECAFIFGLFLPGDSLLFAAGVVLAAHGSEVSAWALSVVALIVAVVGNQVGYYIGRHTGTRVLARKDGKVLNRQNLEKARRFLDQRGFWAIVLARWLPWVRTLAPMIAGAARMDVKRFTLATTIGAVAWVPTLVLAGYYGAGILEQLPWLETAALVVSVAFFLVGTGWGIWRYRQEMRKPIDETSEDLEHMGQRTSTN; this is encoded by the coding sequence GTGGCGCACGCATTCGCCTCGCTGGAGACCGCAGGTCCGTTGGCCGTGTGGGTCATCGTCCTCAGCTTCATCTTCATCGAGTGCGCATTCATCTTCGGGTTGTTCCTGCCCGGTGACTCGCTGCTCTTCGCCGCCGGGGTGGTCCTCGCGGCACACGGCAGCGAGGTCTCGGCGTGGGCGCTTTCGGTGGTCGCCCTGATCGTGGCCGTGGTGGGCAACCAGGTCGGCTACTACATCGGCAGGCACACCGGCACGCGCGTGCTGGCCCGCAAGGACGGGAAGGTCCTGAACAGGCAGAACCTGGAGAAGGCTCGCCGGTTCCTCGACCAGCGCGGCTTCTGGGCCATCGTGCTCGCGCGCTGGCTGCCGTGGGTCCGCACGCTGGCGCCGATGATCGCCGGCGCGGCCCGCATGGACGTGAAGCGGTTCACGCTGGCCACGACCATCGGCGCGGTCGCGTGGGTGCCGACGCTGGTGCTGGCGGGCTACTACGGCGCGGGCATCCTGGAGCAGCTGCCGTGGCTCGAGACGGCGGCACTGGTCGTCAGCGTCGCGTTCTTCCTCGTTGGCACCGGGTGGGGCATCTGGCGCTACCGGCAGGAGATGCGCAAGCCGATCGACGAGACCAGCGAGGACCTGGAGCACATGGGTCAGCGCACCTCGACGAACTAG